One genomic segment of Sorex araneus isolate mSorAra2 chromosome X, mSorAra2.pri, whole genome shotgun sequence includes these proteins:
- the LOC129400152 gene encoding aphrodisin-like yields MKLVLLALFVVVASAKLHKKNTGEWRTVALAADNKEKIEENGPLRGFLRDIECLDKQCNSVTFTFWMINNGVCTKVAAFGYKAPGSEKYTTAFEGQNYLTFCYQGKNVLAICFRNTDETGTVTNVVEAAIRPGYEPTDADREIYRNLVKEHGIPIKNIIPLQSADTCPQ; encoded by the exons ATGAAacttgtactcctggctctgttcgtTGTGGTGGCTTCTGCCAAATTGCACAAGAAG AACACTGGTGAGTGGCGTACTGTCGCTCTAGCCGCTGACAATAAAGAGAAGATTGAAGAAAATGGGCCACTCAGAGGCTTCTTGAGAGACATCGAGTGTCTTGACAAACAATGTAACTCTGTCACCTTTACGTTCTGGATGAT AAACAACGGAGTGTGTACGAAGGTTGCCGCATTCGGATACAAAGCACCTGGTTCTGAGAAATACACCACTGCTT tCGAAGGACAAAATTACCTCACTTTCTGCTATCAAGGCAAGAACGTGTTGGCCATCTGTTTCCGGAACACCGATGAAACTGGAACCGTCACAAATGTGGTTGAAGCTGCTA TAAGACCTGGCTATGAACCCACTGACGCCGATCGCGAAATCTACAGAAACTTGGTAAAGGAACACGGTATTCCCATAAAAAACATCATTCCTCTCCAATCCGCAG ATACCTGCCCTCAGTAA